A single window of Paenibacillus sp. FSL H8-0537 DNA harbors:
- a CDS encoding SPFH domain-containing protein encodes MAIVEVVKYDGSPDVYAWKYPNAELGTWTQLIVNNTQEALLFKGGKALDLFGPGRHTLSTLNIPILNQLVNIPFGGRSPFSAEVWFVNKQVSLDVKWGTASPIQLQDPKYNIVIPVRAFGQFGIVIEDSRQFLSKLVGTLPLFNQDTLSKYLRGMIMMNINELLSSYLVFKKVSLLEINAYIGEISKHVEERVGALMHPFGIRLVNFFIDSISTPEDDASLKRLRDALARKAEMDIIGYNYQQERTFDTLEGAAKNEGSSQAGVMGAALGLSMGAGIGGIFGSQFGQLGEQLYGAAGAAQVCPSCQSRNDAQAKFCNSCGKGLAGSSAGGQAGVPRPIHNCDKCGMPHRENSKFCANCGDAYNPCPSCGADCADDAVNCSACGETLPRPCRGCGEQVAASAKFCPHCGTNNSSGSQQCPGCRHEVQAGQKFCPECGHGLAGRA; translated from the coding sequence ATGGCTATAGTAGAGGTGGTCAAATACGACGGTTCTCCGGACGTATACGCTTGGAAATACCCGAATGCGGAGCTAGGAACCTGGACGCAGCTAATTGTTAATAATACGCAAGAGGCGCTGCTATTCAAGGGCGGTAAGGCGCTAGATTTATTCGGGCCTGGCAGGCATACGCTTAGTACGCTTAATATACCGATTTTAAACCAGCTGGTTAATATCCCTTTTGGCGGAAGATCGCCGTTCTCGGCCGAGGTGTGGTTTGTGAACAAGCAGGTGTCGCTCGATGTGAAGTGGGGAACGGCGTCGCCGATTCAATTGCAGGACCCGAAATACAATATTGTTATTCCGGTTCGGGCTTTCGGCCAGTTCGGTATTGTAATTGAGGATTCACGCCAGTTTTTGTCGAAGCTGGTCGGAACGCTTCCGCTGTTTAATCAGGACACGCTGTCCAAATATTTGCGCGGCATGATTATGATGAATATTAATGAGCTGCTTTCTTCTTATCTGGTGTTCAAAAAAGTGAGCTTGCTTGAAATCAACGCCTACATCGGCGAAATTTCCAAGCATGTCGAGGAACGGGTTGGCGCGCTGATGCATCCCTTCGGCATTCGGCTCGTCAATTTCTTCATTGATTCGATCAGTACGCCGGAGGATGATGCCTCGCTGAAACGGCTGCGTGATGCGCTTGCGCGCAAAGCAGAGATGGACATTATCGGCTATAACTACCAGCAGGAGCGTACCTTCGACACTCTGGAGGGCGCAGCGAAAAATGAAGGCAGCTCGCAAGCCGGCGTCATGGGCGCAGCGCTCGGACTTAGCATGGGAGCGGGAATTGGCGGCATTTTCGGCAGCCAATTTGGGCAGCTGGGCGAGCAGCTATATGGTGCAGCAGGCGCAGCTCAGGTTTGTCCAAGCTGCCAAAGCCGCAACGATGCGCAGGCGAAATTTTGCAACAGCTGCGGCAAAGGGCTTGCTGGCAGCTCCGCCGGCGGTCAGGCGGGAGTGCCTAGGCCCATCCATAATTGCGATAAATGCGGCATGCCGCATCGGGAAAATTCTAAGTTTTGCGCCAACTGCGGTGATGCTTATAATCCTTGTCCAAGCTGCGGCGCGGATTGTGCGGACGATGCAGTCAATTGCAGCGCTTGCGGCGAGACGCTGCCGCGTCCGTGTAGAGGCTGCGGGGAGCAAGTGGCCGCAAGCGCCAAGTTTTGTCCGCATTGCGGCACCAATAACAGCAGCGGCAGCCAGCAATGTCCGGGATGCCGTCATGAAGTTCAGGCAGGGCAGAAGTTTTGCCCAGAATGCGGGCATGGACTTGCTGGCAGAGCATAG
- a CDS encoding response regulator, whose translation MKVILVDDECLALDYLERQLVKLNNVEVLGKYEDPMTGKERILRDLPDVVFLDINLPEVSGIALAEQLLEVRPELNIVFVTAYDEYAVKAFELNALDYVVKPIHPERLLKTMERIQKRLDSSAKDKEQALQSVKNANEEQHLVLQLLGQFSVEFSGKKDAAIRWRTTKAQELFLYLLQHREQLVRKSILIDLLWPDNGTEKIYAQLYTTVYHIRKTLDQFGKCFHIANTTEGYIMTLNQVVLDVEEWERGIAAAPPLAAATLAEYEETMNLYRGDYLKDYDYWWAESERQRLKRLWLNTSYRLEEWHVEHGQLDKAIAGYIRIIEEHAQAEEAYFALMQLYASKGNHLMVNQQYNVLTAALIEELNEQPSAYIIEWYKEWKSSVSTL comes from the coding sequence ATGAAGGTTATCCTTGTAGATGATGAATGCCTCGCTTTGGATTACTTGGAGCGACAACTCGTGAAATTAAATAACGTAGAGGTTTTGGGGAAATATGAGGATCCGATGACCGGGAAAGAGCGGATTTTACGCGATCTGCCGGATGTCGTATTTTTGGATATTAATTTGCCTGAAGTGAGTGGCATTGCGCTTGCTGAACAGCTTCTTGAGGTCAGGCCGGAGCTGAATATCGTATTTGTAACCGCTTATGATGAATACGCAGTGAAAGCTTTTGAGCTGAATGCACTGGATTATGTCGTCAAACCGATTCATCCTGAGCGCTTATTGAAAACGATGGAACGGATTCAGAAGCGGCTGGATTCGTCTGCGAAGGATAAAGAGCAGGCTCTACAGTCAGTGAAAAATGCGAATGAGGAGCAGCATCTGGTTTTGCAGCTATTGGGGCAGTTCAGTGTGGAGTTTTCCGGGAAAAAGGATGCAGCCATAAGGTGGCGTACAACGAAGGCGCAGGAGTTGTTTCTGTATTTGCTCCAGCATCGCGAACAGCTTGTAAGAAAATCGATATTAATCGATTTGCTATGGCCCGATAATGGGACTGAAAAAATATATGCCCAGCTGTATACGACTGTGTACCATATTAGGAAAACGCTAGATCAGTTTGGAAAGTGTTTTCACATTGCCAATACAACAGAAGGATACATAATGACGCTGAATCAGGTTGTGCTCGATGTAGAGGAATGGGAGCGGGGCATTGCTGCCGCACCGCCGCTAGCGGCTGCAACGCTTGCGGAATACGAAGAGACTATGAATCTTTATAGAGGCGATTATTTAAAGGATTATGATTATTGGTGGGCGGAGAGCGAGCGCCAGCGGCTGAAACGGTTATGGCTGAATACTTCCTATCGATTGGAAGAATGGCATGTCGAGCATGGTCAGCTGGATAAAGCGATTGCTGGATATATTCGGATTATAGAGGAGCATGCGCAAGCGGAAGAGGCTTATTTTGCCTTAATGCAGCTGTATGCGTCTAAAGGAAATCATCTTATGGTTAATCAGCAGTACAATGTTTTAACCGCCGCGCTGATAGAAGAATTGAACGAGCAGCCAAGCGCGTACATTATAGAATGGTATAAAGAGTGGAAAAGCAGCGTTAGCACGTTGTAG
- a CDS encoding transglutaminase-like domain-containing protein, producing MRKSLTVMILLALILSVFPQATAQVAAAGTSWLDESNVDKGSIGIRYEVKSGIDTRLVVAKDGKNYTYALRANQTEEWFALQLGNGDYTITLLENVSGTNKYRAVQTGKVTLNLSDSSLVYLNSIQNIDWSSNSKAVKKALELTKGKKTDTEKVTAIYKYIVANISYDHQLAAKVTNDYLPQIDRTFSSQKDICYGYAALMAGMLRSVDIPAKMVTGKASDVSNYHAWNEVYLDGKWITIDTTLDAGMKNSKKAGKMIKDSSRYTAAKVY from the coding sequence ATGCGCAAAAGTTTAACGGTTATGATTTTGCTTGCATTGATACTGTCCGTGTTCCCGCAAGCAACTGCTCAAGTGGCAGCAGCTGGGACAAGCTGGCTCGATGAATCCAATGTGGATAAAGGAAGCATTGGTATTCGTTATGAGGTCAAGTCGGGCATAGATACAAGGCTGGTTGTAGCCAAAGACGGCAAAAATTACACATATGCGCTCCGGGCAAACCAGACAGAAGAGTGGTTTGCGCTTCAACTGGGCAATGGAGACTATACGATTACATTATTGGAAAACGTCAGTGGAACCAATAAATATAGAGCAGTTCAAACAGGCAAAGTTACCTTGAATTTGAGTGACAGCAGCCTCGTCTATTTAAACTCCATTCAAAATATTGACTGGAGCAGCAACAGCAAAGCGGTCAAGAAAGCATTGGAACTGACTAAGGGGAAAAAGACGGATACCGAGAAGGTAACGGCAATTTACAAATATATTGTAGCGAATATTTCTTACGATCATCAGCTTGCAGCTAAGGTGACCAACGATTATTTGCCACAAATCGATCGTACGTTTAGCTCGCAGAAAGACATTTGCTACGGTTATGCTGCATTAATGGCAGGCATGCTTCGCAGCGTGGACATTCCGGCTAAAATGGTGACGGGCAAAGCGTCCGATGTATCTAACTATCATGCTTGGAATGAAGTATATTTGGACGGCAAATGGATCACGATCGATACGACGCTTGATGCTGGCATGAAGAACAGCAAGAAAGCGGGCAAAATGATTAAAGACAGCTCGCGTTATACAGCTGCTAAAGTCTATTAA
- a CDS encoding ABC transporter ATP-binding protein, which yields MKVADIVSHAKELGHILNFMSKRSKIRYFTGLSVSTTIQSLFLVSFSLVVQGLVDFAVTQDTSLMYRAIFILAGSLFLVNFVAPFFSYMFRSSVELTMADIRERLFVKLCKLRSRYLEQTHNGDILSRMNNDVTTLEVTYTGVYFVLLLQFVFGVGSLVTMFVVHWPFACASLAILLVSFAISARFVQQIRTLSEQSLQLLARMTGKFSDFIGGIQLVKLFHIQPIYAQYASLNEQVTRVATQTARKNGMLAAVNYFVSYVTFCGIIAIGSLLYTYGLIGMGTVAALAVLQINLTHAIMNFGTTLSMAQNSLAGAQRLQQLLDEQEEPEQLGSRQEDEPSFKTLSASSPAMVEFQSVEFSYLPGKKVLSDVSLRVAPGQIAAIVGSSGSGKSTLIKLLLGFYPIDGGELLIQGKPLGHYTLDELRARIAYVPQDAFLFSGTIEENIRYGNPQATEEEIIEAAKAAHAHHFIEELPEQYRTQVGERGKSLSGGQRQRIAIARALLKNAPILLLDEATSALDSESEYWVQQALNQLMEGRTTILIAHRLSSVEKTDLIMVMNEGTVVEQGTYRELLERGAYFVKLYGSTELSKRG from the coding sequence ATGAAAGTGGCTGACATAGTCTCCCATGCAAAGGAACTTGGCCATATCCTAAACTTTATGAGCAAAAGAAGCAAAATTCGTTATTTCACTGGCCTTAGTGTAAGCACGACCATTCAAAGTTTGTTTTTGGTATCTTTCAGCCTGGTCGTCCAGGGTCTGGTGGATTTTGCGGTGACGCAGGATACTTCGCTGATGTATCGTGCCATCTTTATCTTGGCCGGCTCCCTGTTTCTCGTGAATTTCGTCGCTCCGTTTTTTTCCTATATGTTTCGCAGCAGTGTGGAGTTGACGATGGCGGATATAAGGGAGCGTCTGTTTGTCAAGCTTTGCAAGCTTCGGTCGAGGTATCTGGAGCAGACACACAACGGGGATATCCTCTCTCGGATGAACAACGACGTAACCACTTTGGAAGTGACTTACACAGGCGTTTATTTCGTGCTGCTGCTGCAGTTCGTATTCGGTGTGGGCTCGCTTGTGACGATGTTTGTCGTTCATTGGCCGTTTGCGTGCGCTTCGCTTGCCATTTTACTGGTTTCCTTTGCGATCAGCGCCCGGTTTGTACAGCAGATCCGCACACTCTCCGAGCAATCGCTCCAGCTTCTGGCCAGGATGACGGGGAAATTCTCCGACTTTATCGGAGGGATACAGCTTGTGAAATTATTTCATATTCAGCCGATCTATGCGCAGTATGCAAGCTTGAATGAACAAGTAACGAGAGTAGCCACACAAACCGCCAGAAAGAATGGCATGCTGGCCGCCGTAAATTATTTTGTCAGTTATGTGACATTCTGCGGAATCATAGCCATAGGCAGTCTGCTCTATACCTATGGGCTTATTGGAATGGGAACCGTAGCGGCGCTGGCCGTGCTTCAAATCAATCTGACCCACGCCATTATGAATTTTGGCACGACGCTGTCCATGGCGCAGAACTCGTTGGCGGGTGCGCAGCGTCTGCAGCAATTATTGGACGAGCAAGAGGAGCCGGAGCAACTCGGATCTCGGCAAGAGGATGAGCCTTCGTTTAAGACCTTGTCTGCATCTTCGCCTGCCATGGTGGAGTTTCAGAGCGTAGAATTTTCCTATCTGCCAGGCAAAAAAGTTCTGAGCGATGTATCTTTGCGAGTAGCTCCAGGACAAATCGCCGCGATCGTAGGCAGCAGCGGCAGCGGCAAAAGCACTCTGATCAAGCTGCTGCTGGGCTTCTACCCCATTGACGGCGGGGAACTTCTGATTCAAGGCAAGCCGCTAGGACATTATACCTTGGACGAGCTTCGCGCACGCATCGCCTATGTGCCGCAGGATGCCTTCCTGTTCAGCGGAACGATCGAAGAGAACATTCGTTACGGAAATCCACAAGCCACGGAAGAGGAGATCATAGAGGCGGCCAAAGCGGCGCATGCGCATCATTTTATTGAGGAGCTGCCCGAGCAGTATCGGACGCAGGTGGGGGAGCGTGGGAAGTCTTTGTCAGGCGGTCAGAGACAGCGGATTGCCATTGCCCGCGCATTGCTCAAGAACGCCCCGATTTTGCTGCTGGATGAGGCAACGTCCGCTTTGGATTCCGAATCGGAATATTGGGTGCAGCAGGCCCTCAACCAATTGATGGAAGGCCGAACGACCATTCTGATCGCTCATCGGCTCAGCAGCGTGGAGAAAACGGATCTGATCATGGTCATGAATGAGGGAACCGTTGTCGAACAGGGCACGTATCGGGAATTGCTTGAACGAGGGGCCTACTTCGTGAAATTATACGGTAGCACGGAATTGAGTAAGAGGGGGTGA
- a CDS encoding type 1 glutamine amidotransferase domain-containing protein gives MKKVAFLLADGFEDSEMQNPYDEMVKNGHEAVIISLRSNEELKGKQGTIAYKSHLAINEAKASDYAAIIIPGGASPSHLKEDAAVHAFVKDADEKGITIAAICHGPQVLAEAGLLQGRTLTAYPELEQEVLAAGGHFRNEEVVVDRNLITSRTPEDEPAFIQATIEQLGVNAW, from the coding sequence ATGAAGAAGGTGGCTTTTCTGCTGGCCGATGGCTTTGAAGATTCCGAAATGCAAAATCCGTATGATGAAATGGTGAAAAATGGCCATGAGGCGGTTATTATAAGCTTGCGCAGCAATGAGGAATTGAAGGGCAAGCAAGGCACAATTGCCTATAAGTCGCATCTGGCGATTAATGAGGCAAAGGCAAGCGACTATGCGGCGATTATTATCCCTGGCGGGGCATCCCCCTCCCACTTGAAGGAGGATGCGGCCGTGCATGCTTTCGTAAAAGATGCTGATGAAAAAGGTATAACCATTGCCGCCATCTGTCACGGCCCGCAAGTGTTGGCTGAGGCTGGGTTGCTGCAGGGACGGACGCTTACAGCTTATCCGGAGCTGGAGCAGGAAGTGCTGGCAGCTGGGGGACATTTTCGTAATGAGGAAGTCGTGGTAGATCGCAATTTGATTACTTCCCGTACACCAGAGGACGAGCCTGCTTTTATTCAGGCAACGATTGAACAGTTGGGCGTCAACGCCTGGTAG